A single Theropithecus gelada isolate Dixy chromosome 7b, Tgel_1.0, whole genome shotgun sequence DNA region contains:
- the TCL1A gene encoding T-cell leukemia/lymphoma protein 1A yields the protein MAECPLRGEEVTDHPDRLWAWDKFIYLDEKQRAWLPLTIEIEDRLRVLLRQEDIELGNPMTPTQRGPSLLPILWQLYPDGRYRSSDSSFWRLVYHIKIDGVEDMLLELLPDD from the exons ATGGCCGAGTGCCCGTTACGTGGGGAGGAAGTCACCGACCACCCGGACCGCCTGTGGGCCTGGGACAAGTTCATATATTTGGACGAGAAGCAGCGCGCCTGGCTGCCCTTAACCATTGAG ATAGAGGATAGGTTACGGGTGCTCTTGCGCCAGGAAGACATCGAACTGGGGAATCCCATGACCCCCACCCAGAGAGGCCCAAGCTTGCTGCCTATCTTGTGGCAGCTCTACCCTGATGGACGATACCGATCCTCAGACTCCAGTTTCTGGCGCTTAGTGTACCACATCAAG attgACGGCGTGGAGGACATGCTTCTCGAGCTGCTGCCAGATGACTGA